In one window of Pseudomonas benzenivorans DNA:
- a CDS encoding carbohydrate ABC transporter permease yields the protein MPVRLLKKALWRLGFWSLIGVLLVYAVFPFYYAVLTSLKPSSSLFQVSYWIDTLDFANYAAVLEQPSFLQAIGNSLIVSVCVVAVALILSLTAAYALGRVRFRGRGTVLMLVLGVSMFPQVAVLSGLFEVIRALGLYNSAWALILSYTIFTLPFTVWVLTTFMGQLPGELEEAAIMDGASPWVALTRVLLPLLWPALVTTGLLAFIAAWNEFLFALTFTLTDAQRTVPVAIALISGGSQHELPWGLLMAASVMVTVPLVILVLVFQRRIVSGLTAGALKG from the coding sequence ATGCCCGTCCGTCTACTCAAGAAGGCGTTGTGGCGCCTGGGCTTCTGGAGCCTGATCGGGGTCCTGCTGGTGTATGCGGTGTTCCCCTTCTACTACGCCGTGCTGACCTCGCTGAAACCCTCCAGCAGCCTGTTCCAGGTCAGCTACTGGATCGACACGCTGGACTTCGCCAACTACGCCGCGGTGCTGGAGCAGCCCTCCTTCCTGCAGGCCATCGGCAACTCGCTGATCGTTTCGGTCTGCGTGGTGGCGGTGGCGCTGATTCTCAGCCTGACCGCCGCCTATGCCCTGGGCCGGGTCAGGTTCCGCGGACGCGGCACGGTGCTGATGCTGGTGCTCGGGGTGTCGATGTTCCCGCAGGTGGCGGTGCTCTCCGGGCTGTTCGAGGTGATCCGCGCCCTGGGCCTGTACAACTCCGCCTGGGCGCTGATCCTCAGCTACACCATCTTCACCCTGCCGTTCACCGTGTGGGTGCTCACCACCTTCATGGGCCAACTGCCGGGCGAGCTGGAGGAGGCAGCCATCATGGACGGCGCCTCGCCCTGGGTGGCGCTGACCCGGGTGCTGCTGCCGCTGCTGTGGCCGGCCCTGGTGACCACCGGCCTGCTGGCCTTCATCGCCGCCTGGAACGAATTCCTCTTCGCCCTGACCTTCACCCTGACCGACGCCCAGCGCACGGTGCCGGTGGCCATCGCCCTGATCTCCGGGGGCAGCCAGCACGAGCTGCCCTGGGGCCTGCTGATGGCGGCCTCGGTGATGGTCACCGTGCCCCTGGTGATTCTGGTGCTGGTGTTCCAGCGCCGCATCGTCTCCGGCCTCACCGCCGGCGCGCTCAAGGGTTGA
- a CDS encoding ABC transporter ATP-binding protein encodes MTKLKLDNVKKHLGGIQILRDISLEIASGEFVVFVGPSGCGKSTLLRVIAGLESICSGELLIDGRRVNDLEPRERGVGMVFQSYALYPHMSVYDNIGFGLKLAKTDKHSLRERVLATARMLQLDKLLQRKPKELSGGQRQRVAMGRAMAREPDILLFDEPLSNLDAALRVQMRNEIARLHGRLGTTMIYVTHDQVEAMTLADKIVVLNAGRVEQVGSPRELYERPNSQFVAGFLGSPRMNFLPVRLLVPGATSQVEVPALGRLSALPFDSSTLAADSPLTLGMRPEQIGLQAAIGDAGIEVLGVEYLGSEMYVHLDAGQEEALICRCDASAAWRAGDRVELQPQIDNLHLFDAQGLALPRTSMATTEQSNSAPAARPVLLSSL; translated from the coding sequence ATGACCAAGTTGAAACTCGACAATGTGAAGAAACACCTGGGCGGCATCCAGATCCTGCGCGACATCAGCCTGGAGATCGCCAGCGGCGAGTTCGTCGTCTTCGTCGGCCCCTCGGGCTGCGGCAAGTCGACCCTGCTGCGGGTGATCGCCGGGCTGGAGTCGATCTGCAGCGGCGAGCTGCTGATCGACGGCCGCCGGGTCAATGACCTGGAGCCCCGCGAGCGCGGCGTCGGCATGGTCTTCCAGTCCTACGCCCTGTACCCGCACATGAGCGTCTACGACAACATCGGCTTCGGCCTGAAGCTGGCCAAGACCGACAAGCACAGCCTGCGCGAGCGGGTGTTGGCCACCGCACGCATGCTGCAGCTGGACAAGCTGTTGCAGCGCAAGCCCAAGGAGCTTTCCGGCGGCCAGCGCCAGCGCGTGGCCATGGGCCGGGCCATGGCCCGTGAGCCGGACATCCTGCTGTTCGACGAGCCGCTGTCCAACCTCGATGCCGCCTTGCGCGTGCAGATGCGCAACGAGATCGCCCGGCTGCACGGCCGCCTGGGCACCACCATGATCTACGTCACCCACGACCAGGTGGAGGCCATGACCCTGGCCGACAAGATCGTCGTGCTCAACGCCGGCCGGGTCGAGCAGGTCGGCTCGCCGCGGGAGCTCTATGAGCGGCCGAACAGCCAGTTCGTCGCCGGCTTCCTCGGTTCGCCGCGGATGAACTTCCTGCCGGTGCGCCTGCTCGTGCCGGGCGCCACCAGCCAGGTCGAAGTGCCCGCTCTGGGCCGCCTGAGCGCCCTGCCCTTCGACAGCTCGACGCTGGCCGCCGACAGCCCGCTGACCCTGGGAATGCGCCCGGAACAGATCGGTCTGCAAGCCGCCATCGGCGACGCCGGGATCGAGGTGCTGGGGGTCGAGTACCTCGGCAGCGAGATGTACGTACACCTGGACGCCGGCCAGGAGGAAGCGCTGATCTGCCGCTGCGACGCGAGCGCCGCCTGGCGCGCCGGCGACCGCGTCGAGCTGCAACCACAGATCGACAACCTGCACCTGTTCGATGCGCAGGGGCTCGCGCTGCCGCGCACCAGCATGGCGACCACCGAGCAATCCAACTCCGCCCCCGCCGCACGTCCAGTCCTCCTGAGTTCCCTATGA
- a CDS encoding ABC transporter substrate-binding protein: MKPFSSLLPAAVLAVAAGLPALAAAEKLTISCGAVGAELQLCREGVEAWSKQTGHSVEVVSTPNSATERLSFYQQILSAQSSDIDIIQIDVVWPGMLANHLLDLNEVLPTASTQGYFQAQLDNATVAGRLVTLPWFTDSGLLYYRKDLLEQYGKPVPQTWDELTATAKAIQQAERDAGNANMWGYVFQGRAYEGLTCNALEWIGSHPGGALIDPQGQIAVDSPATRQALSLAKSWVGDISPRGVLNYTEEEGRGVFQSGNAVFMRNWPYVWALAQSADSAVKDKVAIAPLPKGGPDGKHASTLGGWGLSISRYSAQPKLAGELVAYLTSAREQKHRALVSAYNPVIESLYQDPELLAAMPYYSDLHAILSDGVMRPASITGDRYPRVSNALFDRVHGVLAGETPVDQAVSELHGELKRIKRRSW, encoded by the coding sequence ATGAAACCCTTCAGCTCTTTACTCCCGGCCGCCGTGCTGGCCGTCGCCGCCGGGCTGCCTGCCCTCGCCGCCGCCGAAAAGCTGACCATCTCCTGCGGCGCCGTAGGCGCCGAGCTGCAGCTGTGTCGGGAAGGCGTCGAAGCCTGGTCGAAACAGACCGGCCACAGCGTCGAGGTGGTATCGACCCCCAACTCGGCAACCGAGCGCCTGTCCTTCTACCAGCAGATCCTCAGCGCCCAGTCGTCCGATATCGACATCATCCAGATCGACGTGGTCTGGCCCGGCATGCTGGCCAACCACCTGCTGGACCTGAACGAGGTGCTGCCGACCGCGTCCACCCAGGGCTACTTCCAGGCCCAGCTGGACAATGCCACCGTCGCCGGCCGCCTGGTGACCCTGCCGTGGTTCACCGACTCGGGCCTGCTCTACTACCGCAAGGACCTGCTGGAGCAGTACGGCAAGCCGGTGCCCCAGACCTGGGACGAGCTGACCGCCACGGCCAAGGCGATCCAGCAGGCCGAGCGCGACGCCGGCAACGCAAACATGTGGGGCTACGTGTTCCAGGGCCGTGCCTACGAAGGCCTGACCTGCAACGCCCTGGAGTGGATCGGCAGCCACCCGGGCGGCGCGCTGATCGATCCCCAGGGCCAGATCGCGGTGGACAGCCCGGCCACACGCCAGGCCCTGAGCCTGGCGAAGAGCTGGGTTGGCGACATCTCACCGCGCGGCGTGCTCAATTACACCGAGGAAGAGGGCCGCGGAGTCTTCCAGTCCGGTAACGCGGTGTTCATGCGCAACTGGCCCTACGTCTGGGCGCTGGCGCAGAGCGCCGATAGCGCGGTCAAGGACAAGGTGGCGATCGCGCCACTGCCCAAGGGCGGCCCGGACGGCAAGCACGCCTCGACCCTCGGCGGCTGGGGTCTGTCGATCTCGCGCTACAGCGCCCAGCCCAAGCTGGCCGGCGAGCTGGTGGCCTACCTGACCAGCGCCCGGGAGCAGAAACACCGCGCCCTGGTCAGCGCCTACAACCCGGTCATCGAGTCGCTCTACCAGGACCCCGAACTGCTGGCGGCGATGCCCTACTACAGCGATCTGCACGCCATCCTCAGCGACGGGGTGATGCGCCCCGCCTCCATCACCGGCGATCGCTACCCGCGGGTTTCCAACGCCCTGTTCGACCGGGTCCACGGCGTGCTGGCCGGCGAAACGCCGGTGGACCAGGCGGTGAGCGAACTGCACGGTGAACTCAAGCGCATCAAGCGCCGCAGCTGGTAA
- a CDS encoding carbohydrate ABC transporter permease, with the protein MIKRALTPGRVAIYATLLVACAVYLIPLLIMLLTSFKTPDDIRTGNLLSWPELFTTIGWIKAWDSVGGFFWNSVKITVPAVLISTLLGALNGYVLAMWRFRGSQLFFGLLLFGCFLPFQVVLLPASFTLGQLGLANTTSGLVLIHVVYGLAFTTLFFRNFYVSLPDALVRAARLDGAGFFTIFGRILLPMSVPIIMVCLIWQFTQIWNDFLFGVVFASGDTQPITVALNNLVNTSTGVKEYNVDMAAAMIAGLPTLVVYVLAGKYFLRGLTAGAVKG; encoded by the coding sequence ATGATTAAGCGTGCCTTGACTCCGGGCCGTGTGGCCATCTACGCGACCCTGCTGGTGGCCTGCGCGGTCTACCTGATTCCGCTGCTGATCATGTTGCTCACCAGCTTCAAGACCCCGGACGACATCCGCACCGGCAACCTGCTGTCCTGGCCCGAGCTGTTCACCACGATCGGCTGGATCAAGGCCTGGGACAGCGTCGGCGGCTTCTTCTGGAACTCGGTGAAGATCACCGTGCCGGCGGTGCTGATCTCGACTCTGCTCGGCGCCCTCAATGGCTATGTGCTGGCCATGTGGCGCTTCCGCGGTTCGCAGCTGTTCTTCGGCCTGCTGCTGTTCGGCTGCTTCCTGCCGTTCCAGGTGGTGCTGCTGCCGGCGTCCTTCACCCTCGGCCAGCTCGGCCTGGCCAACACCACCAGCGGCCTGGTGCTGATCCACGTGGTCTACGGCCTGGCCTTCACCACGCTGTTCTTCCGCAACTTCTACGTCAGCCTCCCCGATGCCCTGGTGCGGGCGGCGCGTCTGGACGGCGCGGGCTTCTTCACCATCTTCGGGCGGATCCTGCTGCCGATGTCGGTGCCGATCATCATGGTCTGCCTGATCTGGCAGTTCACCCAGATCTGGAACGACTTCCTCTTCGGTGTGGTGTTCGCCAGTGGCGACACCCAGCCCATCACCGTGGCCTTGAACAACCTGGTCAACACCAGCACCGGGGTCAAGGAATACAACGTCGACATGGCCGCGGCGATGATCGCCGGGCTGCCCACCCTGGTGGTCTATGTGCTGGCCGGTAAGTACTTCCTGCGCGGGCTGACTGCCGGCGCCGTCAAAGGTTGA
- a CDS encoding LacI family DNA-binding transcriptional regulator — translation MTTVKDVARLAGVSLMTVSRALNQPEKLSPETYQRVRRAIDELQFVPSMSARKIRGDNLAARTIGVFALDTATTPFAVELLLSIERTAQQAGWNVFVLNLLSDPPSEQSIDLMLAHRPDGLIFTAMGLRRVSIPERLLSKPLVLANCLVEDSDLPSYVPDDEQGQYRAVQQALSQGYRRPLCINLPSQSLAWGLRQQGLRRAFEAAGLPAQVVLQYDLSAHDSYGETQAILDRHIVQGRPEFDILICGNDRIAFCAYQLLLARGLKIPGDVAVLGYDNMIGIAELFLPPLTTVQLPYYEIGQQAAQHLIEGRERRGTQLVDCPLVTRSSV, via the coding sequence ATGACCACAGTGAAAGACGTAGCCCGGCTGGCGGGCGTATCCCTGATGACCGTGTCGCGGGCGCTCAACCAGCCGGAGAAACTCAGCCCCGAGACCTATCAGCGGGTACGCCGCGCCATCGACGAGCTGCAGTTCGTGCCGAGCATGTCGGCGCGCAAGATCCGTGGCGACAACCTGGCCGCGCGGACCATCGGCGTATTCGCCCTGGACACCGCGACCACGCCGTTCGCGGTCGAACTGCTGCTGTCCATCGAACGCACCGCCCAGCAGGCAGGCTGGAACGTGTTCGTCCTCAACCTGCTGAGCGACCCGCCCAGCGAGCAGAGCATCGACCTGATGCTCGCCCACCGTCCCGACGGCCTGATCTTCACCGCCATGGGCCTGCGCCGGGTGAGCATTCCCGAGCGCCTGCTGAGCAAGCCGTTGGTGCTGGCCAACTGCCTGGTCGAGGACAGCGACCTGCCCAGCTATGTGCCGGATGACGAGCAAGGCCAGTACCGCGCCGTGCAGCAGGCCCTGAGCCAGGGCTACCGGCGCCCGCTGTGCATCAACCTGCCGAGCCAGAGCCTGGCCTGGGGGCTGCGCCAGCAGGGCCTGCGACGCGCCTTCGAGGCAGCCGGCCTGCCCGCGCAGGTCGTGCTGCAGTACGACCTGTCGGCCCACGACAGCTACGGCGAAACCCAGGCGATCCTCGACCGGCACATAGTCCAGGGACGGCCCGAATTCGACATCCTGATCTGCGGCAACGACCGCATCGCCTTCTGCGCCTACCAGTTGCTGCTGGCGCGCGGCCTGAAGATCCCCGGCGACGTCGCCGTGCTCGGCTATGACAACATGATCGGCATCGCCGAACTCTTCCTGCCGCCGCTGACCACGGTGCAGCTGCCCTACTACGAGATCGGCCAGCAGGCCGCCCAGCACCTGATCGAGGGACGCGAGCGGCGCGGCACCCAGCTGGTGGACTGCCCGCTGGTCACCCGCTCGTCCGTTTAG
- a CDS encoding carbohydrate ABC transporter permease, whose protein sequence is MTTTLTQAQEIADAAIAPRPTPVERRRVRAAWLFLAPMLLCLLLVAAWPLLRTFWFSLTDASLSNTGAGNFVGLSNYLFHDGSEWSGILVDPQWWNAVRNTLYFSAVSVGLEVVLGLAVALLLNVRFAGRTLVRAMILIPWAIPTIVSAKIWSWMLNDQFGILNHLMLGLGLIDAPLAWTADAELSMWAVIVVDVWKTLPFVALLMLAALQMLPADCYEAARVDGIHPLKVFWRVTLPLLMPALLVATIFRVLDSLRVFDVIYVLTSNSSSTMSMSVFARQQLVEFQDVGYGSAASTLLFLIVAAIATLYLYLGRRQLEVR, encoded by the coding sequence ATGACGACCACTCTCACCCAAGCGCAGGAAATCGCCGACGCGGCCATCGCGCCCCGCCCGACTCCGGTCGAGCGCCGCCGCGTGCGCGCCGCCTGGCTGTTCCTCGCGCCCATGCTGCTGTGCCTGTTGCTGGTGGCCGCCTGGCCGTTGCTACGCACCTTCTGGTTCAGCCTGACCGATGCCAGTCTCAGCAACACCGGCGCCGGCAACTTCGTCGGCCTGAGCAATTACCTGTTTCACGATGGCAGCGAATGGTCCGGCATCCTGGTCGACCCGCAGTGGTGGAATGCCGTGCGCAACACCCTGTACTTCTCGGCGGTGTCGGTCGGCCTGGAGGTGGTGCTCGGCCTGGCGGTGGCGCTGCTGCTCAACGTCAGGTTCGCCGGGCGCACCCTGGTGCGCGCCATGATCCTGATTCCCTGGGCGATTCCGACCATCGTCTCGGCGAAGATCTGGTCGTGGATGCTCAACGACCAGTTCGGCATCCTCAACCACCTGATGCTGGGCCTCGGCCTGATCGACGCCCCCTTGGCCTGGACGGCCGACGCCGAACTGTCGATGTGGGCGGTGATAGTGGTGGACGTGTGGAAGACCCTGCCGTTCGTCGCCCTGCTGATGCTCGCCGCCCTGCAGATGCTGCCGGCCGATTGCTACGAGGCGGCGCGGGTCGACGGCATCCACCCGCTGAAGGTGTTCTGGCGGGTGACCCTGCCGCTGCTGATGCCGGCGCTGCTGGTAGCGACCATCTTCCGCGTGCTCGACTCGCTGCGGGTGTTCGATGTCATCTACGTGCTGACCTCCAACTCCTCCAGCACCATGAGCATGTCGGTGTTCGCCCGCCAGCAATTGGTGGAATTCCAGGACGTCGGCTACGGCAGCGCCGCCTCCACCCTGCTGTTCCTCATCGTGGCGGCGATCGCCACGCTCTATCTCTACCTTGGCCGCCGCCAACTGGAGGTGCGCTGA
- a CDS encoding maltoporin, with protein MKAAKSLGLAVTLAYLAAPGSASALEFSGYLRSGAGTADGNGRQSCFQLPGAQSKFRLGNECEQYAELDLRQDLLSLDDGSVVSVEGMAQLFNEYGHTPTFTGEHGFTRMNQAYVEWSQVPALNGGSLWAGRRFYKRNDIHISDFFYWNQSATGAGIEDYALGGLKYSYAFSRKDSVFQKEYINRHDFNVAGFDTNPHGELELGLSFIDKPRHIEGAHSGWSITAQHKQQDFLGLGGTNTLALQYGPGPGTALGSTGDVLLDDSAKRYRLVEFFDWQITPRLGGQFLVVYQKDERADMDDENWLSLGGRASYAFTEQFKLVGELGHDQVDASGGTRKLSKFTVAPTWSPSGPGFWARPELRLYYTYASWNQAAQEAASRMAAGSALSDSGAFGSARHGSNFGVQVEYWW; from the coding sequence ATGAAAGCAGCGAAGAGTCTCGGCCTGGCGGTAACCCTGGCCTATCTGGCAGCACCCGGCTCGGCATCGGCCCTGGAGTTCAGCGGCTATCTGCGCAGCGGCGCCGGTACGGCCGACGGCAATGGCCGCCAGTCGTGCTTCCAGTTGCCCGGCGCCCAGTCGAAGTTCCGCCTGGGCAACGAGTGCGAGCAGTACGCCGAACTGGACCTGCGCCAGGACCTGCTGAGCCTGGACGACGGCTCGGTGGTTAGCGTCGAGGGCATGGCGCAGCTGTTCAACGAGTATGGCCACACCCCGACATTCACCGGCGAGCATGGCTTCACGCGGATGAACCAGGCCTACGTCGAGTGGAGCCAGGTGCCGGCGCTAAACGGCGGCTCGCTGTGGGCCGGGCGGCGCTTCTACAAGCGCAACGACATCCATATCAGCGACTTCTTCTACTGGAACCAGAGCGCCACCGGCGCCGGCATCGAGGACTACGCGCTGGGCGGGCTGAAGTACAGCTACGCCTTCTCGCGCAAGGACAGCGTGTTCCAGAAGGAATACATCAACCGCCACGACTTCAACGTCGCCGGCTTCGACACCAACCCCCATGGCGAGCTGGAGCTGGGCCTGAGCTTTATCGACAAGCCGCGGCACATCGAAGGCGCCCACAGCGGCTGGTCGATCACCGCCCAGCACAAGCAGCAGGACTTCCTCGGCCTCGGCGGCACCAACACCCTGGCCCTGCAGTACGGTCCCGGCCCGGGCACCGCCCTGGGCTCCACCGGCGATGTGCTGCTCGACGACAGCGCCAAGCGCTATCGCCTGGTGGAGTTCTTCGACTGGCAGATCACCCCGCGCCTGGGGGGCCAGTTCCTGGTGGTGTACCAGAAGGACGAGCGCGCCGATATGGACGACGAGAACTGGCTGTCGCTGGGCGGGCGCGCCAGCTACGCCTTCACCGAGCAGTTCAAGCTGGTCGGCGAACTGGGCCACGACCAGGTCGATGCCAGCGGCGGCACGCGCAAGCTGAGCAAGTTCACCGTGGCGCCGACCTGGTCGCCGTCCGGCCCGGGCTTCTGGGCCCGCCCGGAGCTGCGCCTGTACTACACCTACGCCAGCTGGAACCAGGCGGCGCAGGAGGCCGCCAGCCGGATGGCCGCCGGCTCGGCGCTGTCCGACAGCGGGGCGTTCGGCAGTGCCCGCCACGGCTCGAACTTCGGTGTGCAGGTCGAGTACTGGTGGTGA
- a CDS encoding ABC transporter ATP-binding protein — MATLELRNVNKSYGSGLADTLKNIELSIDSGEFLILVGPSGCGKSTLMNCIAGLEGVSGGAILVDGDDISGKSPKDRDIAMVFQSYALYPTMSVRDNIAFGLKIRKLAQAQIDEEVARVAKLLQIEHLLSRKPGQLSGGQQQRVAMGRALARRPKIYLFDEPLSNLDAKLRVEMRTEIKLMHQRLKTTTVYVTHDQIEAMTLGDKVAVMKDGIIQQFGTPQQIYNDPANLFVASFIGSPPMNFIPLRVQVRDGQRYGLLESAAGAPGQARCELALGAAEGLEGRELILGIRPEQLLLAQAGAVLPAIVAEVEVVEPTGPDTLAFVEINQTKVCCRLAPDAAPRVGQGLELQFDPGRALLFDARTGERLPLGVPVVSAAPRKVAQLKGR; from the coding sequence ATGGCAACCCTCGAACTACGCAACGTCAACAAGTCCTACGGCAGCGGCCTGGCGGACACCCTGAAGAACATCGAGCTGTCCATCGACTCGGGCGAGTTCCTGATCCTGGTGGGGCCGTCCGGCTGCGGCAAGTCGACCCTGATGAACTGCATCGCCGGCCTGGAGGGCGTCAGCGGCGGGGCGATCCTGGTGGACGGCGACGACATCAGCGGCAAGAGCCCCAAGGATCGCGACATCGCCATGGTGTTCCAGTCCTACGCCCTGTACCCGACCATGAGCGTGCGCGACAACATCGCCTTCGGCCTGAAGATCCGCAAGCTGGCGCAGGCACAGATCGACGAGGAGGTGGCGCGGGTGGCCAAGCTGCTGCAGATCGAGCACCTGTTGAGCCGCAAGCCCGGCCAGCTGTCCGGTGGCCAGCAGCAGCGCGTGGCCATGGGTCGGGCGCTGGCGCGGCGGCCGAAGATCTACCTGTTCGACGAGCCGCTGTCCAACCTGGACGCCAAGCTGCGGGTGGAGATGCGCACCGAGATCAAGCTGATGCACCAGCGCCTGAAGACCACCACGGTCTACGTCACCCACGACCAGATCGAGGCCATGACCCTGGGCGACAAGGTGGCGGTGATGAAGGACGGCATCATCCAGCAGTTCGGCACCCCGCAGCAGATCTACAACGACCCGGCGAACCTGTTCGTGGCGAGCTTTATCGGTTCGCCGCCGATGAACTTCATCCCGCTGCGGGTGCAGGTGCGCGACGGCCAGCGCTACGGCCTGCTGGAGTCCGCGGCCGGCGCTCCGGGTCAGGCGCGGTGCGAGCTGGCGCTGGGGGCGGCCGAGGGGCTGGAAGGGCGCGAGCTGATCCTCGGTATTCGCCCCGAACAGCTGCTGCTGGCCCAGGCCGGCGCTGTGCTGCCTGCGATCGTCGCCGAGGTCGAGGTCGTCGAGCCCACCGGCCCGGATACCCTGGCCTTTGTCGAGATCAACCAGACCAAGGTCTGCTGCCGCCTGGCGCCGGACGCGGCGCCGCGGGTGGGGCAGGGCCTGGAGTTGCAGTTCGACCCGGGCAGGGCGCTGCTGTTCGACGCGCGCACGGGCGAGCGCCTGCCGCTCGGCGTGCCGGTTGTCAGCGCGGCGCCGCGCAAGGTCGCGCAGCTGAAGGGCCGCTGA
- a CDS encoding glycoside hydrolase family 32 protein gives MSLSMNPPSPAIPAALEHAQHAVHEGISRLVPDYRPGYHLAPQAGWMNDPNGVVFFRGEYHVFYQHHPFDPNWGPMYWGHAKSRDLVNWQHLPIALAPGDAFDRHGCFSGSAVVCGDTLALLYTGHTWLGEVGDESAMRQVQCLATSTDGIHFAKLGAVIDAPPDAAIVHFRDPKVWREDDHWYLIVGARLSDRPCVPLYRSSDLRHWEFLDYLCSGDEGDGYMWECPDLLRLNGRDVLLYSPQGMQPDGFARLNRFHTGYRVGRVDDARHFSGGPFIELDNGHDFYAAQTLLAADGRRLLWAWLDMWESPMPSKAHHWCGMLGLPRELELRDERLHSFPARELTALRQQALPVETATCSDGHRRLPELAGDLLELEVRLDLAGCSQGRLGLALRCSEDGAEQTLLYYDARLHRLVLDRDRSGAGVDGQRSAALVPGQQWLELRLFLDRSSIEVFAADGRFSLSSRLYPRPDSLGVRLFAEADDGRVTIRRAWRLAAQIA, from the coding sequence ATGAGCCTGTCCATGAACCCACCGAGTCCGGCCATACCCGCTGCCCTCGAACACGCCCAGCACGCAGTGCACGAAGGGATTTCACGCCTCGTGCCAGACTACCGTCCCGGCTATCACCTGGCCCCCCAGGCGGGCTGGATGAACGACCCCAATGGCGTGGTGTTCTTCCGCGGCGAATACCATGTGTTCTACCAGCACCACCCCTTCGACCCGAACTGGGGCCCTATGTACTGGGGGCACGCCAAGAGCCGCGACCTGGTGAACTGGCAGCACCTGCCCATCGCCCTGGCGCCGGGCGACGCCTTCGACCGCCACGGCTGCTTCTCCGGCAGCGCGGTGGTCTGCGGCGATACCCTGGCGCTGCTCTACACCGGGCATACCTGGCTCGGCGAGGTAGGCGACGAAAGCGCCATGCGCCAGGTCCAGTGCCTGGCCACCAGCACCGACGGCATCCACTTTGCCAAGCTGGGCGCTGTCATCGACGCCCCGCCGGATGCCGCGATCGTCCACTTCCGCGACCCCAAGGTATGGCGCGAAGACGACCATTGGTACCTGATAGTCGGCGCACGCCTGAGCGATCGCCCTTGCGTGCCGCTGTACCGTTCCAGCGACCTGCGCCACTGGGAGTTCCTCGACTACCTGTGCAGCGGTGACGAGGGTGACGGCTACATGTGGGAATGCCCGGACCTGTTACGCCTGAACGGGCGGGACGTCCTGCTGTACTCCCCCCAAGGCATGCAGCCCGACGGCTTCGCGCGGCTAAACAGATTCCACACCGGCTACCGGGTCGGCCGGGTCGACGACGCCCGGCACTTCAGCGGCGGCCCCTTTATCGAGCTGGACAACGGCCACGACTTCTACGCGGCGCAGACCCTCCTGGCCGCCGATGGCCGTCGCCTGCTCTGGGCCTGGCTGGACATGTGGGAGAGCCCCATGCCGAGCAAGGCCCACCACTGGTGCGGCATGCTCGGCCTGCCGCGCGAGCTGGAGCTGCGTGACGAACGGCTGCACAGCTTTCCGGCGCGGGAGCTGACGGCCCTGCGCCAGCAGGCCCTGCCGGTCGAAACTGCGACCTGCAGCGACGGTCATCGGCGCCTCCCCGAGCTGGCCGGTGACCTCCTGGAACTCGAGGTGCGGCTGGACCTGGCCGGCTGCAGCCAGGGCCGGCTGGGCCTCGCGCTGCGCTGCAGCGAGGACGGCGCCGAGCAGACCCTGCTGTACTACGACGCCCGCCTGCATCGCCTGGTGCTCGATCGTGACCGCTCCGGCGCCGGCGTCGACGGCCAGCGCAGTGCCGCGCTGGTCCCCGGGCAGCAGTGGCTCGAGCTGCGCCTGTTCCTCGATCGTTCATCCATCGAGGTGTTCGCCGCCGACGGCCGCTTCAGCCTCAGCAGCCGCCTCTATCCACGTCCCGACAGCCTCGGCGTGCGCCTGTTCGCCGAGGCCGACGACGGCCGCGTGACGATCCGCCGGGCCTGGCGCCTGGCGGCGCAGATCGCATGA